Proteins from one Natrinema versiforme genomic window:
- a CDS encoding ParA family protein, translated as MTDTNTARITVANQKGGAGKTTDVIHTGGALAARDHDVLLVDIDYHGGLTCSLGYNDLYYDTDRTTLFDVLDFDQMESVNDIIVEHEEFDILPASEKLANNKNIQTLLEAPKSRERLEMTLDELDKDYDYIIVDTPPSLNVLTDNALVATGNVVIPVIPEKLNANSLQIFAKQLSSLEQAYGDINRLAIVCNRVEQNAEHRDTIEEIKSAYSLPVFEIPKRTDLSQSIGKGVSVFGFGKENQRVEDARDLFNEIADLFDETFEKTAPEEVEA; from the coding sequence ATGACCGACACCAACACCGCACGAATCACCGTGGCGAATCAGAAGGGAGGCGCGGGGAAGACAACCGACGTCATTCATACTGGCGGCGCACTCGCTGCCCGAGACCACGACGTCCTCCTGGTCGATATCGACTACCACGGGGGGCTCACCTGCTCGCTTGGCTACAATGATCTGTACTACGACACCGACCGCACAACGCTGTTCGACGTCCTCGACTTCGACCAGATGGAGTCGGTGAACGACATCATCGTCGAGCACGAGGAATTCGATATCCTCCCCGCCAGCGAGAAGCTCGCGAACAACAAAAACATCCAGACGTTGCTTGAGGCCCCGAAGAGTCGAGAACGACTGGAGATGACTCTCGACGAACTCGATAAGGACTACGATTACATCATCGTCGACACGCCGCCATCCCTGAACGTCCTCACCGATAATGCCTTGGTCGCGACCGGCAACGTCGTCATCCCCGTCATTCCCGAGAAGCTCAACGCCAACAGCCTCCAGATTTTCGCAAAGCAGCTGAGCTCCCTCGAACAGGCGTACGGAGATATCAATCGGCTCGCGATTGTCTGTAACCGTGTCGAGCAGAACGCCGAACACCGCGACACCATCGAGGAGATCAAGTCGGCGTACTCCCTCCCAGTGTTCGAGATCCCGAAGCGGACAGATCTCTCCCAGTCGATCGGCAAGGGGGTATCCGTCTTCGGCTTCGGCAAGGAGAACCAACGCGTCGAGGATGCACGCGACCTGTTCAACGAGATCGCCGACCTGTTCGACGAGACGTTCGAGAAGACCGCGCCTGAGGAGGTGGAAGCATGA
- a CDS encoding helix-turn-helix domain-containing protein, with protein sequence MYEVLDDTAAQTILAIESGDSIRRVAQHLHTPYETVRQAVNRLEDAGYVSYDDGLTVVDERVRDAALELVAASAGVSPPSIEETYVIPQFSDWPFAFTRIDAVYVWTQGGYQVGREPDDYPLFLAVREQDVDAWETFFESFDLPTAFERQPRDELDGPLQIVLEPRASLDIEHVEGYPVIPRAETIEYMHENYAQFQSGLAMLDRMYEDLDLGVAYRETERAQP encoded by the coding sequence ATGTATGAGGTGCTCGACGACACGGCGGCACAGACTATCCTCGCCATCGAGAGTGGTGACTCCATCCGCCGTGTCGCCCAACACCTCCACACACCCTACGAGACAGTGAGACAGGCCGTCAATCGGCTGGAAGACGCAGGCTACGTTTCCTATGATGACGGCCTCACTGTCGTCGACGAGCGAGTACGCGACGCAGCACTCGAGCTCGTCGCTGCCAGCGCCGGCGTCAGTCCACCCTCCATCGAGGAAACGTACGTCATCCCACAGTTCAGTGACTGGCCGTTCGCGTTCACGCGGATCGACGCCGTCTACGTGTGGACACAGGGCGGCTACCAGGTCGGTCGCGAGCCCGACGACTATCCACTGTTCCTCGCTGTTCGTGAGCAGGACGTCGACGCCTGGGAGACGTTTTTTGAGTCGTTCGACCTCCCGACCGCATTCGAGCGACAGCCCCGAGACGAGTTGGACGGACCGCTGCAGATCGTCCTCGAGCCACGCGCGTCACTCGATATCGAGCACGTTGAAGGGTACCCGGTGATCCCGAGAGCAGAGACAATCGAGTATATGCACGAGAACTACGCCCAGTTCCAGTCGGGGCTGGCGATGCTCGACCGGATGTACGAGGACCTCGACCTCGGCGTCGCGTATCGAGAGACCGAACGGGCCCAGCCATGA
- a CDS encoding PaaI family thioesterase yields the protein MNETDTRSLEIELPIAVYEHLEDEDKTVTETLAALATGHVQLQESIETYTNREDGGAGSDSNRLETSPPIAELLGFQVESFGNGEAIVTFDPGPEHANPMGTLHGGVLCDIGDMAMGAAYGSTLADDESFTTLELDVKFRRPVWEQPLTATGQVIDAGRTVGLVTCDITGPDGELVAHLQSTCLTLRGNSAEGR from the coding sequence GTGAACGAGACGGATACCCGAAGTCTGGAAATTGAGCTCCCCATCGCTGTGTACGAGCACCTGGAAGACGAGGACAAGACGGTTACGGAAACCCTCGCGGCTCTCGCGACGGGCCACGTACAGTTGCAAGAGTCCATCGAGACCTACACGAACCGAGAGGATGGAGGCGCAGGCTCTGACTCGAATCGGCTGGAAACGAGCCCGCCGATCGCTGAATTACTTGGGTTTCAGGTGGAGTCGTTTGGAAATGGCGAAGCGATCGTCACTTTCGATCCCGGGCCGGAACACGCCAATCCGATGGGAACGCTCCACGGTGGCGTTCTCTGCGACATCGGTGACATGGCGATGGGAGCCGCCTACGGGAGTACACTCGCCGACGACGAGTCGTTCACGACGCTCGAATTAGACGTCAAGTTCCGGCGACCCGTGTGGGAGCAGCCTCTCACTGCGACGGGGCAGGTTATCGACGCAGGACGAACCGTGGGGCTAGTCACGTGTGATATTACCGGCCCGGATGGGGAACTCGTTGCACACCTCCAAAGTACCTGTTTGACGTTACGAGGT
- a CDS encoding helix-turn-helix domain-containing protein codes for MREYILTAEYERGADPLMDVFISHPDLVGRALRVTASSAGLWRVDRFVGPNDALDKVERVMMDHSVCNECLGEHSDCTIDGEHEVVADERGGRFIYSYSSGGRYCHSIPFFTTQTVGNGALFDARRRGNVYEWRVLLPGDTMGGEIFDRLQDGLPGGVELSLKQVGSPSAWLNADISQMDLPHDQRQAIEAAVEFGYYETPREASLGDMADELDLPKSTLRYRLRRAERWLTNSVFSEATRDTVNI; via the coding sequence ATGCGCGAATATATCCTTACAGCCGAGTACGAGCGAGGTGCTGATCCACTCATGGATGTGTTTATTTCCCATCCAGATCTCGTCGGCCGTGCACTACGGGTTACCGCCTCGAGTGCGGGGCTCTGGCGAGTCGACCGGTTCGTCGGGCCGAATGATGCGCTGGACAAAGTAGAGCGAGTGATGATGGATCACTCTGTGTGCAACGAGTGCCTCGGTGAGCATTCTGATTGCACTATCGATGGAGAGCACGAGGTGGTCGCAGACGAGAGAGGAGGTCGGTTCATTTACTCGTACTCATCAGGCGGGAGGTACTGCCACTCGATACCCTTCTTCACGACGCAGACAGTCGGTAATGGGGCACTGTTCGACGCGCGACGGCGCGGGAACGTGTACGAGTGGCGAGTCCTGCTCCCGGGCGATACGATGGGTGGTGAGATATTCGACCGGTTACAAGACGGCCTCCCAGGGGGAGTCGAGTTATCACTCAAACAGGTCGGGTCCCCGTCGGCTTGGCTGAACGCAGATATCTCGCAGATGGATCTCCCACACGACCAGCGCCAAGCCATCGAGGCAGCAGTTGAGTTTGGCTACTACGAGACACCGCGAGAAGCATCTCTGGGGGACATGGCTGATGAACTTGATCTTCCGAAATCTACGCTTCGGTACCGACTCCGCAGAGCAGAACGGTGGTTGACGAACTCGGTGTTTAGTGAAGCCACGCGCGATACTGTCAATATATAA